ATGTGAAAGTGCTTCGGGCACCCGATGGTTCGTCTCCAGCGCCGGTGCTCTACCTGCTCAACGGGGCCAGCGGCGGATCGGAATCCAGCAGCTGGCCCGAGCAGACCGATGTCGTCGGCTTCTTCCGCGACAAACAGGTCACGGTGGTGACCCCGATGGGCGGCAACGGCAGCTACTTCGCCGACTGGCGCGCCGATGATCCCGTCCTGGGACGGCAGAAGTGGGCGAGTTTCCTCACCGCGGAACTCCCCCCGATCATCGATTCGGCCTTCTACGGTTCGGGAGCCAATGCGGTGGCGGGTATCTCGATGGCGGGGACATCGGTCTTCCAGCTGGCGCTGGCCTCCCCCGGGCTGTATCGGGCAGTCGGTTCCTACAGCGGCTGCGCCCGCACCAGCGACCCGCTGGGACAAGCTTTCGTCGACGGAGTCGTCGTGCGCTGGCACGGGGATCCGCTGAATCTGTGGGGTGCGCCCGATGATCCGCTGTGGGCGGCGCACGATCCGTACGTCAATGCCGATCGGCTGCGCGGTCTGGCGATCTACGTATCGACAGGTAACGGTGTTCCAGGCCCGCTCGACGGTCTCGACGGCCCCGGAATTCACGGCAACGGACACAAACTCGTCGAACAGCTCGTCTACGGCGGGGTCCTGGAGGCCGCGACACACAACTGCGCCATCACGTTGCGAGATCGGCTGGCGCAGTTGAGTATTCCCGCGACATTCGACCTACGCGCCACCGGCACCCATTCCTGGGGTTACTGGCAGGAGGATCTGCACCGCTCATGGCCGATGTTCCGGCAGGCGCTCGACCGCTAGTCCGCCGCGGTGGCGGCCGAGCCGCGACCGGCCGCCCGGACCGGTCGCCCGGCGGCCACCGAGGCCCCCACCGCGATCACGATCGTCACCAGCGCGCCCAGCATGATCGCCGCCCCCTCACCGCGGGCCAGTACGTGCAGCTGACTACCCACGGTCACCGCCGCGACCGGCACTCCGATCTGGGTGGCCGCCAGGGCGCCCAGCGTGATCGGCTGCCCGAGCACCCGCATCAGCAGGTGCGCGGCGATCGCGGCGAGGCCCAGCCCGAGACCGAGCAGGATCAACTGTGGCCGGTCCGCGAACTCCCGCAGATTCAGCCGCGCGCCGAGCCAGATGAAGAACAGCGGACCGAGGAATCCCTCGGTGACGGCGAACAGTTGCCGCGCCAGCCGCCGGGGTTCGCCGATTCCGGCCACCGCCAGGCCGGCCGCGAATCCCGCCAGCATGATCGACACGTGGGTGCGGGTGGCGAGAGCCGCCAGCGCGAACACCGCGGCCAGGCTGATTCGCAGCTCCAACGCGAATTTCCGATCCTCGGACACTCGATGCGCCCGCCTGCGCAACCCGGAACGTTCCAGCCACCGCAGCGCCACGAACAGCACCAGCGCCGCGGCCGCCACCGCCAGCGCGCCGAGTGCCGCCCGGCCGGCCTCGGCCAGATCGATCACCAGCGGCAGCGCGACGATCGAGGCGGTGTCGGCGATGGCCACCTGAGCGGTCAGTTCGAGCACCGACCTGCCCCGCAGCCCTTGCGCATCGATGATCGGCAGCACCAGCGCCGCGGAGGAGGATCCGATCAGCACGGCGTAGATCGCGCCGTGGCCGGTGCCGAACGCGGCGGCGAGCAGATATCCGGCCGCCGCCGCGACCAGGCCGACCGACGCGGCACGCAACGCACCCACCCCGAGGGCCGGGCGGACTCGCGGATCACGCACCGGCACATGGGTTCCGGCGACGAACATCACGAGGGCGAAACCCATATCGGCGAGGAAGACGAACATCGGATCCGAGGCGTCGAGGATCCCGAATCCGGTGGTACCGACGATGATTCCGGCCGTCAGCTCGCCGACGATCACCGGGATGTGCCACGCCGACCGCCACGCCAGCACCGGTCCGGCCAGGCCGAGCACCAGCACGAGGGCCAGCGTCGAGAAACTCACCGCGCGCCTACTTCCCGGATTCGCGCTTCTGGTCCGCGGGGGCGGCTGTCGGTCGTCCGTCACGCATCGGCACCAATTTGGCGGGAATCGGAATGTTCTCGTCCATGTGGTAGCAGGCGCACATCCGGTGATAGCCATCGGCGATCTGCAGCGGCGTTCCGGTGCGCAGATCGCCCTGCACCAGCAGGATCGGCGACAACGGCCGCCCAGTCAGGATCTTCGCCAGGTCCGCGCGGACGTGCGGATTGTCCGGCGGGACCAGCTCCAGCCGCGCCGCACGCAGAATATCCTTGGCCTTCTTGTGCACGACGGGCGCCGCTTGCAGCTTCGCCACGAGGTCTCCGACGGTTTCGGGGTCGGCCAGCAGCCGGAGATAGTCGGCCGCCGCCGGATAATCGTGTTTCTGCGGCTCGTCCAGCCAGCGCACGGAAGTTGGTTCGCTCGACATTCCGATACTGTCCACCGCCGAAATCCCTCCTCCATGCCGACACGCCGGTTGTCGCCGCACCCGCCCGGACGACTCCGGAGGCAGCCGTAGCACAGCCGTCACGTCGTCGCTACGAGCCGATATCGAACGCACAGCACGATCATCGAATGACAGCCACCGTTGCATTCGCGGATCACTCCGCCGCCGGGCCGCACGGATCGATCGTCGAGGCCCGGTCTCGATACCGGAAGGTTTTCGGCGCGACCTGGTACGACGACCGGATCGCCGCCCTGGTCACCCGCAACGATCACATCCGCGCGGTCATCGTGCCGGAGTTGCTCGGCGTCGCCGTACTCGCTTCGCTCGGGCCGCGATCCGGTCCGGTGATCAGTGTGGGCGGGCCCGATCGTTGTGTGTGGACCTTCCTGACCGAATGCCCGGGCACCCCGCCGGAGGAATCCAGGACCCGCTCGCTGGCGTTGTTCACCCGCTTCGTCATCCAGGCGGGGCCGGGAGCACTGCTCGCGCTGCCCACTCCCGGCAATCCCCGGCGGCAGTGGGTATGTGAACCGCGCGCCGCCGAACTGCCGGCGTTCGACCTCGTCGCGGACGCGGTCGTCGCCGCCGCCACACCACCGCGGTAATCAGTCGGCGGAGACGATCCTCTGTGCGGCAGCGGTCATTTCGCGTACGTACTCCGCACGGGCCGCGCGATCGACGGCGGGACACAACGGTCCGATCTGCAGTTCCATCGCCACCTGTCCTTCGCTGTCGAAGACGGGGACGGTGAGATAACTGATCGGCAGTTCGCGGTCGCTGTCCAGATCGGCGCGGGTGTGCGCGTGCCCGCCGATGGTGCCGAGCAGTGCCAGCACGCGTTCACGCAGTGCCTTGCCCGCCGGATGGCCGGACAGATGGTCGACCACCTCGGCGAGGACGCGCATCGTCGGCAGACTGTCGGCGTCCAGGACCCATGCGCAATATCCCAGTGCCCGAACGGTTTCCAGGATCTGCTCGAATTCGGCCCGTCGCTCCGGCGGCGCCTGCTGCAACCAGGTCCGCTGATCGGGTAATCCGGCGTGCGCCAGCACGGCGGCGCCGGCGGGTGGGCGCAGCGGAATCCGGGTACCGGCCTCGATGCCGGCCGGAATCACGCCCGGACCGCCGGCGACCGCGACGAAGATCACCTCGGCGCCCGCGATCGAGGTCAGGGCGGCACCGCACGCGACCCGCTCGGCGAGCCGGCGCAGCTCCCGGGTCAGATGTTCGTGGTCGCGCAGCCGAGCGCCCAGCCGCCCACCCAGCACCACCAGCGCCGGGCCGGGCACATAGCCGAGGTCCGGCAACCGCCGCACCCACCCGGATTCCTCGAGGGTGCCGAGGATCGCGCCGACGGTGGAGCGATTCAGTGCCAGCGCGTCGGCGATCTCCGCCGAGGTCAGCGAACCCTCGTGCGCGGCGAGCAGTTCCACGACCGACACCACGCGCCGGGTCGGCGGCGAGCTTTCGGCCCGCCCGGTGTTGCCAGTCGGCACGGGGTCTCCTAACCTGTCGCGATACGAGTAATCGAATTTTGCGATACGAATAATCATATCGAGGAGTGCGTGTGCGAACTCGACGTCTTGCCGGGACCACGGTGACCTCGGCCGCGGCCGCCGTCGCGGCGATGCTGTTCATCGGCGCCGGAACCGCGAATGCCGCATTCGGCCCACCACCTCCGGTCAATCCCGCCCTCGGGCCGGTGGGGACGGCCACGATGCACGGCGATTCGGAATCCTCCGACAGCACTCCCCTGCCCGGCGTGGGTACCGGCGGGGTGAATGCGCAGTTCCGGGAACTCGCCGCGGCATGTCCGACAATTCTGCAGGGCGGCGACGGGCTGCCACAAGCATTGTGCACCACCGTCACCGACCGCTCGCCCAAGGTATTCCTGATCAATCCCGGCAACGGCCAGCCGATGACCTCGCTGTCGCTGCCGAAGGGCGGCCTGCTCGGCGGGGTCTACGCCTATCTGGACCACCAGGATCGCATGGTCATGGTGGACGGCGACAACAATCTGGTGCGCATCGGCCACCACCGGGACGGCAACGACTGGAAGCTGGCGATCGACTCGTCCACCCCGATCGGGTCCGCGGTCACCGGACACTGCGGCGGCAACGGCTGCGACAGCGTGGCCTCGCTCATGCCCGATCAGCAGGGGCGGGTCTGGTTCGCCACCGCCAACGGCGCGGTCGGCGCGGTCGACCCGGAATCCGGTGCCGCACAGTCGATCGCGCTGTCCGGTGAGCACGTCGACAACAGTATCTCCACCGCACCCGAGGGCACCGCGGTGACCACCGATCACGCCACCTATCTGTTCACCGCGGACGGATCCGGTGCACCGCATCAGGTCTGGCGTCAGCCCTACGATCGCGGGCCGGCCCGCAAACCGGGACAACTCAGCTGGGGCAGCGGCGCCAGCCCGACCTTCTTCGGGCCGCGTGACGGCACCGACTATGTGGCGATCACCGACAACGCGGTGCCGCAGGAGAATCTGCTCGTCTACGACACCCGCAGCGGCCGGACGGTGTGCTCGGTGCCCGCGGTCGACGGCACCGAGAACTCCCCCATCGGGTCCGGTAACAGCGTCTTCGTGGCCAGCACCTACGGCTACCCGTATCC
The genomic region above belongs to Nocardia spumae and contains:
- a CDS encoding alpha/beta hydrolase, with the translated sequence MDRRTLLAALPAALLTVALCAVPATADDPPPAPVSIAALTAAARPAADGAHLVAVEQGEDGMLNVRVHSSAMNREIDVKVLRAPDGSSPAPVLYLLNGASGGSESSSWPEQTDVVGFFRDKQVTVVTPMGGNGSYFADWRADDPVLGRQKWASFLTAELPPIIDSAFYGSGANAVAGISMAGTSVFQLALASPGLYRAVGSYSGCARTSDPLGQAFVDGVVVRWHGDPLNLWGAPDDPLWAAHDPYVNADRLRGLAIYVSTGNGVPGPLDGLDGPGIHGNGHKLVEQLVYGGVLEAATHNCAITLRDRLAQLSIPATFDLRATGTHSWGYWQEDLHRSWPMFRQALDR
- a CDS encoding cation:proton antiporter, producing the protein MSFSTLALVLVLGLAGPVLAWRSAWHIPVIVGELTAGIIVGTTGFGILDASDPMFVFLADMGFALVMFVAGTHVPVRDPRVRPALGVGALRAASVGLVAAAAGYLLAAAFGTGHGAIYAVLIGSSSAALVLPIIDAQGLRGRSVLELTAQVAIADTASIVALPLVIDLAEAGRAALGALAVAAAALVLFVALRWLERSGLRRRAHRVSEDRKFALELRISLAAVFALAALATRTHVSIMLAGFAAGLAVAGIGEPRRLARQLFAVTEGFLGPLFFIWLGARLNLREFADRPQLILLGLGLGLAAIAAHLLMRVLGQPITLGALAATQIGVPVAAVTVGSQLHVLARGEGAAIMLGALVTIVIAVGASVAAGRPVRAAGRGSAATAAD
- a CDS encoding IclR family transcriptional regulator yields the protein MPTGNTGRAESSPPTRRVVSVVELLAAHEGSLTSAEIADALALNRSTVGAILGTLEESGWVRRLPDLGYVPGPALVVLGGRLGARLRDHEHLTRELRRLAERVACGAALTSIAGAEVIFVAVAGGPGVIPAGIEAGTRIPLRPPAGAAVLAHAGLPDQRTWLQQAPPERRAEFEQILETVRALGYCAWVLDADSLPTMRVLAEVVDHLSGHPAGKALRERVLALLGTIGGHAHTRADLDSDRELPISYLTVPVFDSEGQVAMELQIGPLCPAVDRAARAEYVREMTAAAQRIVSAD